From Candidatus Nucleicultrix amoebiphila FS5, a single genomic window includes:
- a CDS encoding NUDIX hydrolase, whose translation MKKYLVIVECAIEHNHKFLIIKRPIGSHGEGTLAFPGGKVEEQDEKNTTDALIHALKREVQEEVGLILNDPLHYVTSCYFFVEKTQMPVIDVIFHCRLKNTLVDVKASQREVPEFYWMSKEDIEKHENTPPWLKKYMYAISTMRT comes from the coding sequence TTGAAAAAATACCTTGTCATTGTTGAATGCGCCATTGAGCACAACCATAAATTTCTCATAATCAAAAGACCCATTGGTAGTCATGGAGAAGGTACGTTGGCGTTTCCCGGTGGAAAAGTTGAGGAACAAGATGAAAAAAATACAACCGATGCCCTTATTCATGCACTTAAACGAGAAGTGCAAGAAGAAGTAGGCCTCATTTTAAATGACCCTCTTCACTACGTAACCAGTTGTTATTTTTTTGTGGAAAAAACACAAATGCCTGTCATTGATGTCATTTTTCATTGCCGACTTAAAAATACGCTTGTTGACGTTAAAGCCTCTCAACGGGAAGTCCCAGAGTTTTATTGGATGTCAAAGGAAGATATAGAAAAGCACGAAAATACTCCTCCGTGGTTAAAGAAGTATATGTATGCTATAAGTACCATGCGTACATGA
- a CDS encoding DUF1003 domain-containing protein, with protein MPERAQKKCVVCKKRFAESRLFPLALLRHTLYELIHQEYPQVSKTDSICLEDMNHFHSLNLQDVIKKQRVKFGSYERNVIKSFEQNGVISKDISQEYEEKSTFGERISDRVVFFGGSWRFLISFGAFMGLWILMNTYFLIKQSFDPYPYILLNLVLSCLAAVQAPLIMMSQNRQEAKDRMRSEHDYEVNLKAELEIRHLNLKLDHYIKMHWQGIKALEKEHRELIKIIEKRKVR; from the coding sequence ATGCCTGAGAGAGCGCAAAAAAAATGTGTTGTTTGTAAAAAGCGTTTTGCTGAGTCAAGATTGTTTCCTTTAGCATTGCTGCGTCATACACTTTATGAGTTGATTCACCAAGAATACCCACAAGTTTCCAAGACGGACTCCATTTGTTTGGAAGACATGAATCATTTCCATAGTCTGAACTTACAGGATGTTATCAAAAAACAGCGTGTGAAGTTTGGTTCATATGAAAGAAATGTAATCAAAAGTTTTGAACAGAATGGTGTAATTTCCAAAGACATCTCTCAAGAGTATGAAGAAAAATCTACTTTTGGTGAAAGGATCTCTGATCGTGTTGTTTTTTTTGGTGGGAGTTGGAGATTTTTAATTAGCTTTGGTGCTTTTATGGGATTATGGATTTTGATGAACACATATTTTCTTATAAAACAGTCTTTTGATCCATACCCTTATATTTTGTTGAATCTTGTCCTTTCATGTCTTGCTGCTGTTCAGGCGCCTCTGATTATGATGAGTCAAAATCGTCAAGAGGCAAAAGATCGGATGCGCTCTGAACATGATTATGAAGTCAACTTAAAGGCTGAATTAGAAATTAGGCATCTTAACTTAAAACTAGACCATTATATTAAAATGCACTGGCAAGGAATTAAAGCACTGGAGAAAGAGCATAGAGAATTGATAAAAATTATTGAAAAAAGGAAGGTGAGATAG
- the mutM gene encoding bifunctional DNA-formamidopyrimidine glycosylase/DNA-(apurinic or apyrimidinic site) lyase produces MPELPEVETIRLGLTPVLRKQTITKVLVKRHDLRQPIPKDFARRLTGLTINRLSRRAKYLLMHFEGQNFCLLIHLGMSGRLLVFAKDMPIDKSPHDHWSFEFKSGTRLVYRDPRRFGLALLLEVKDINKHRLLSHLGVEPFDKAFNSDFLEKMFKGKKVSIKNAIIDQKIIVGVGNIYASEVLFRTKLSPFKPSGQVSKTELQSLVMSLQIVLQEAIAAGGSTLKDHRRPSGELGYFQFSFKVYDREGLICLVCKKKSIERVVQAGRSTFYCPHCQKLS; encoded by the coding sequence ATGCCGGAACTTCCTGAAGTTGAGACGATAAGATTAGGATTAACTCCCGTTTTACGCAAGCAGACGATCACGAAGGTCTTGGTAAAGCGTCATGATCTTCGCCAACCTATACCTAAAGATTTTGCTAGAAGACTAACAGGACTGACAATCAATAGATTAAGTCGTCGCGCTAAATATTTATTGATGCACTTTGAAGGTCAAAATTTTTGTCTCCTTATTCATCTTGGTATGTCTGGGAGATTGTTGGTTTTTGCCAAAGATATGCCGATTGATAAAAGCCCCCATGACCATTGGAGCTTTGAGTTTAAGAGTGGGACGCGACTGGTCTATCGAGACCCCAGACGTTTTGGATTGGCTCTTCTCTTAGAGGTAAAAGATATCAATAAACATCGTTTGTTGAGCCATTTGGGAGTTGAGCCATTTGATAAAGCCTTTAACAGTGATTTTTTAGAGAAAATGTTTAAAGGTAAAAAGGTCTCTATTAAAAATGCTATCATAGATCAAAAAATCATTGTAGGGGTCGGAAATATCTATGCTTCAGAGGTTCTTTTTCGAACAAAACTAAGTCCTTTCAAACCAAGTGGTCAAGTTTCAAAAACAGAATTACAGTCCCTTGTGATGTCTTTACAGATAGTTTTGCAGGAAGCCATAGCAGCCGGAGGTTCAACCTTGAAAGATCATCGAAGACCTTCGGGAGAACTTGGGTATTTCCAATTTTCTTTTAAAGTGTATGATCGTGAAGGATTGATTTGCTTGGTTTGTAAAAAAAAATCTATTGAAAGAGTTGTTCAGGCAGGTCGTTCAACATTCTATTGTCCTCATTGCCAAAAGCTTTCATAA
- the rpsT gene encoding 30S ribosomal protein S20, which produces MANIESAKKRIRQTARRTERNKARVSRIRTFIKGVEEAISSGKKENATSALKVAQSEIMRGVTKGVLHLKTASRKISRLSARVKSL; this is translated from the coding sequence ATGGCCAATATAGAATCTGCAAAGAAAAGAATTCGTCAGACTGCTCGTCGTACAGAGCGTAACAAAGCACGCGTGAGTCGCATCCGCACTTTTATTAAAGGTGTTGAAGAAGCGATTTCTTCGGGCAAAAAAGAGAATGCTACAAGCGCACTAAAAGTAGCGCAGTCTGAAATCATGCGAGGGGTGACAAAAGGTGTTCTACACTTGAAGACAGCTTCCCGTAAAATTTCACGTTTATCTGCGAGAGTTAAGTCTCTTTAA
- the dnaA gene encoding chromosomal replication initiator protein DnaA: MASLAASVIKESEQGQQGADYALFWQQVTKKFPESFGESTTNSWLSHLKFYEFVSGRLVLIAPSRFMRDWVDTNCGRQILKLLQQKNSQVLALDIIVDPSASSNSSVKSDREADQYSKETLINLGADQGVDQDSFGSRLDPRYTFENFVIGKPNELAHAAARRVAEADQVTFNPLFLYGGVGLGKTHLMHAIAWHIRKCHPHRKVVYLSAEKFMYLFIRALRFKDTVAFKEQFRAVDVLMIDDFQFIAGKDSTQEEFFHTFNALVDKNHQVIISADKSPSDLTGLEERMRSRLGWGLVADIHPTTYELRLGILQSKVEQMKTTFPAKVLEFLAHKISSNVRELEGALNRIIAHSMLVGREITIETVQEVLTDLLRANDRRISVEDIQKRVAEHFNVRLSDMHSPRRLRTVARPRQVAMYLAKTLTPLSLPEIGRKFGGRDHTTVMHAVKKVEELKQNDLSLSEDIDLLRKMLQS; the protein is encoded by the coding sequence ATGGCATCACTAGCTGCATCGGTTATAAAAGAATCTGAGCAAGGACAGCAAGGAGCTGATTATGCTCTTTTCTGGCAACAAGTCACAAAAAAATTTCCTGAATCATTTGGTGAAAGTACAACCAATAGCTGGTTATCTCATTTAAAGTTTTATGAGTTTGTATCAGGAAGACTTGTGTTGATAGCTCCGAGTCGCTTTATGCGTGATTGGGTGGATACGAACTGTGGACGTCAAATCCTGAAATTGTTACAACAAAAAAATTCTCAAGTTCTTGCCCTGGATATCATCGTTGATCCTAGTGCATCTTCAAATTCTTCTGTAAAAAGCGATAGAGAAGCTGATCAATACTCCAAAGAGACTCTGATAAATCTTGGTGCAGATCAAGGCGTGGATCAAGATTCTTTTGGCTCTCGTTTGGATCCTCGATATACCTTTGAAAATTTTGTTATAGGTAAACCTAATGAGCTTGCTCATGCTGCAGCACGTCGTGTGGCAGAGGCTGATCAAGTTACGTTTAATCCTCTCTTTCTATATGGAGGAGTAGGGTTAGGAAAAACTCATTTAATGCATGCGATTGCTTGGCATATTCGTAAATGTCATCCTCATCGTAAAGTCGTTTATCTTTCTGCTGAAAAGTTTATGTATCTCTTTATTAGAGCTTTGCGCTTTAAAGATACGGTTGCTTTTAAAGAGCAATTTCGTGCTGTAGATGTGTTGATGATTGATGATTTTCAGTTCATCGCTGGCAAAGACTCGACCCAGGAAGAATTTTTCCATACCTTTAATGCGTTAGTTGATAAGAACCATCAAGTTATTATTTCTGCTGATAAATCTCCTTCTGATTTAACTGGGCTCGAAGAACGTATGCGTTCTCGCTTAGGGTGGGGGTTGGTGGCTGATATTCATCCAACAACGTATGAACTGCGTCTAGGAATTTTACAGTCTAAAGTTGAGCAAATGAAAACAACTTTTCCTGCTAAAGTCTTAGAGTTCCTAGCCCATAAAATTTCTTCGAACGTACGTGAATTAGAGGGGGCGCTTAATCGAATTATCGCTCACTCTATGTTGGTTGGAAGAGAAATTACGATAGAAACTGTCCAGGAAGTACTTACAGATCTTTTAAGAGCAAACGATCGTCGTATTTCTGTTGAAGATATTCAAAAACGAGTAGCGGAGCACTTTAATGTAAGGTTATCCGATATGCATTCGCCAAGACGCTTAAGAACTGTGGCAAGACCAAGACAGGTTGCTATGTATTTGGCAAAGACATTAACCCCATTGTCTTTACCTGAAATAGGTCGTAAATTTGGGGGGCGTGATCATACAACCGTGATGCATGCAGTGAAAAAAGTGGAAGAACTTAAGCAAAACGACTTAAGTCTTTCAGAGGATATTGATTTATTAAGGAAAATGTTACAGAGCTAG
- the dnaN gene encoding DNA polymerase III subunit beta produces MEANAAAEKISETQEKQVSQAFQVHVDRNVFLKALSHSQGVVEKRSTVPILSHVLLETTGEGITLTATDLEVAIVETVAAQVEKPGRLTVSAHMLFDVVRKLRDGAEISLSFDEAQNRLNVESGRSHFALPCLSPDEFPAINSGNQPYRFILPAKDLLELFDRVRFAMSTEETRYYLNGIYLHAFQSKELRAVATDGHRLAKMSLPLPQGAEAIPGVIISRKTINEVLKIVSEEVLDVEVYLSNTQVSFKFSDTYFTSRLIDGTFPDYEKVIPAHNDKVMTVDMEAFAETVDRVATISSEKNRGIRLSLKTNKLVLTATSNESGHAVEELEVDYNASGIEIGFNSRYLLDIAQQIGNESASFSFADSTSPTIIRSRNDQEALYVLMPMRV; encoded by the coding sequence ATGGAAGCCAACGCAGCAGCAGAAAAAATCTCAGAAACTCAAGAAAAACAAGTATCGCAAGCATTTCAAGTGCATGTTGATCGCAATGTCTTTCTTAAAGCCCTTAGTCATAGTCAAGGAGTCGTTGAGAAACGTTCAACTGTTCCTATTCTTTCACATGTTCTTCTTGAGACAACAGGTGAAGGCATTACTCTAACTGCAACTGATTTGGAAGTTGCCATTGTTGAAACAGTGGCTGCTCAAGTAGAAAAGCCAGGGCGTCTTACAGTTTCTGCGCATATGCTATTTGACGTTGTACGTAAGTTACGCGATGGTGCAGAAATTTCTTTAAGTTTCGATGAGGCTCAGAATCGCTTGAATGTTGAGTCTGGTCGTTCTCATTTTGCTTTGCCTTGTTTGTCACCGGATGAATTTCCAGCTATTAATAGTGGTAACCAACCGTATCGTTTTATTTTACCAGCTAAAGACTTATTAGAGCTGTTTGATAGAGTTCGTTTTGCAATGTCAACGGAAGAAACGCGGTACTATCTGAATGGTATTTATCTACACGCTTTTCAAAGTAAAGAGTTGCGGGCAGTTGCAACAGATGGACACCGTTTGGCTAAAATGAGTTTGCCTCTTCCTCAAGGAGCTGAGGCTATTCCAGGTGTTATTATTTCGCGAAAAACGATTAATGAGGTACTGAAAATTGTATCTGAAGAAGTGTTAGATGTTGAAGTGTATCTTTCGAACACACAAGTTAGCTTTAAATTTTCCGATACCTATTTTACTTCACGACTGATTGATGGAACGTTTCCTGATTATGAAAAAGTTATACCTGCGCATAATGACAAGGTGATGACGGTTGATATGGAAGCATTTGCAGAAACAGTGGATCGTGTCGCTACAATTTCATCAGAGAAAAATCGTGGGATACGTTTGTCCTTAAAAACGAACAAGTTGGTTTTGACGGCGACAAGTAATGAATCTGGTCATGCGGTTGAAGAACTGGAAGTAGATTACAATGCGTCTGGTATCGAGATTGGCTTTAATTCTAGATATCTCTTGGATATTGCACAGCAAATTGGCAATGAGAGTGCTAGTTTTTCTTTTGCTGATTCGACATCTCCTACGATTATTCGTAGTCGCAATGATCAAGAAGCACTTTATGTTCTCATGCCGATGCGCGTGTGA
- the recF gene encoding DNA replication/repair protein RecF (All proteins in this family for which functions are known are DNA-binding proteins that assist the filamentation of RecA onto DNA for the initiation of recombination or recombinational repair.), whose amino-acid sequence MREGVSRLQLTAFRSYKNLDLKLDPRPVVLSGVNGAGKTNILEALSFLAPGRGLRKSQLLDISHKDNGQSPLQHWAVSATVFSSLGERQIGTGLEYGPSKERRVIKIEGEYAKNQSSLNKELYVSWLTPQMDRLFMEGAKERRRFLDRLVYGLDAGHAERVARYDFFTRERLKVLMQPKPDPQWLSTLEEKMAAEAIAIVDARVNFLHFLSEAKNQSFGNFPKAQLSLKSNLAEKLQSFPALHVEEDLKEELHQTRTVDREVGRTSVGAHKDDLSVFFVDKGLHAEQCSTGEQKAMLLSIIMAAARIQSTINPGAALLLLDEVVAHLDESRRQALFEEILNLNIQAWMTGTDADLFKNLDEKVQHFQVKNAIVRAIV is encoded by the coding sequence ATGAGAGAGGGTGTTAGCCGGTTACAGTTAACAGCCTTTCGTTCATATAAAAATCTCGATTTAAAGTTAGATCCTCGACCTGTAGTACTTTCGGGCGTCAATGGTGCAGGTAAAACAAACATTTTGGAAGCGCTCTCTTTTTTGGCACCTGGGAGAGGTCTTCGCAAATCTCAACTCTTAGATATCTCTCATAAGGATAATGGACAAAGTCCTCTTCAACACTGGGCTGTTTCAGCAACGGTTTTCTCAAGTCTAGGGGAACGTCAAATAGGGACAGGTCTTGAATATGGTCCATCAAAAGAACGAAGGGTGATAAAAATAGAAGGAGAATATGCTAAGAATCAAAGCTCTCTTAATAAAGAACTTTATGTTTCTTGGTTAACACCACAGATGGATAGATTGTTTATGGAAGGCGCGAAAGAGCGTAGACGCTTTCTTGATCGTCTTGTTTATGGTTTGGACGCTGGTCATGCGGAGCGTGTTGCTCGTTATGATTTTTTTACCCGTGAGCGCTTAAAGGTTCTTATGCAACCTAAGCCTGATCCCCAATGGCTTTCAACTCTAGAAGAAAAAATGGCTGCTGAAGCTATTGCGATAGTGGATGCTCGGGTTAATTTTTTGCACTTCTTAAGTGAAGCTAAAAATCAATCTTTTGGCAACTTTCCAAAAGCGCAGCTTTCCTTAAAAAGTAACTTGGCGGAGAAGTTGCAATCTTTTCCTGCTCTACACGTTGAAGAAGACTTGAAAGAAGAATTGCATCAGACGCGCACTGTGGATCGTGAAGTGGGACGAACCAGTGTAGGAGCTCATAAGGATGATTTGAGCGTATTTTTTGTCGACAAGGGATTGCATGCCGAACAGTGTTCAACTGGTGAACAAAAGGCGATGCTTTTATCAATTATTATGGCTGCTGCACGTATTCAATCAACAATAAATCCTGGAGCGGCTTTACTTCTTTTAGATGAAGTGGTAGCTCATTTAGATGAGAGTAGAAGGCAGGCTCTTTTTGAAGAAATTCTTAATCTAAATATTCAGGCCTGGATGACAGGAACCGATGCGGATTTATTTAAAAATTTAGACGAAAAAGTTCAGCATTTTCAGGTAAAAAATGCTATAGTCCGTGCCATAGTGTGA
- the gyrB gene encoding DNA topoisomerase (ATP-hydrolyzing) subunit B: MKNETTSTTPDHIENDEYGAHSIKVLRGLDAVRKRPGMYIGDTDDGSGLHHMVYEVIDNAVDETLAGYCDRIEVTLNSDGSVTVVDNGRGIPVGIHEEEGVSAAEVIMTQLHAGGKFDQNSYKVSGGLHGVGVSVVNALSEWLDLTIWQHDKEHFMRFKDGVPEVSLKVVGETPGKTGTRVVFKPSNQTFTMTNFDYATLEHRFRELAFLNSGVRIILTDLRDSEPKTTELHYEGGIAAFVHYLDRSKSVLHETPISFTTEQNNIVVDIAMEWTDSYHESVLCFTNNIPQRDGGTHLAGFRSALTRMIQNYATETGILKKEKIALSGEDAREGLTGVISVKVPDPKFSSQTKDKLVSSEVRPVVENAVADKLGQWFEEHPAEAKKIIGKVVEAAVAREAARKARELTRRKGVLDLASLPGKLADCQERDPSQSELFLVEGDSAGGSAKGGRNRRFQAILPLRGKILNVERARFDKMLGSQEIGTLIAALGTGIGSEDFTLDKIRYHRIIIMTDADVDGSHIRTLLLTFFFRQMPEIIEKGYLYIAQPPLYGVKKGSSIIYLKDDRALDEHLLKTGLEGASLDQKSGGRVVGEDLRNLVLNAQKIKKNIEGLSEKIGSLIVAEQAAILGLFDTEKLSPGNIKTSASALSERLNTLGIGGSQEKWSSRVEETTIVLTRSERGVEESFKLTAPMANWSDAYQVKIMQKDLYEFFEHPLKLNLKDKSLAIYGPKGLYEAIIEQGRKGITIQRFKGLGEMNANQLWDTTLDPDVRTLLQVKITHADQAEEVFSMLMGDLVEPRRDFIQANALKVSNLDA; encoded by the coding sequence ATGAAAAATGAAACGACTTCAACGACCCCTGACCATATTGAAAATGATGAATATGGTGCCCATTCGATTAAAGTTCTAAGAGGGCTTGATGCGGTCCGAAAGCGGCCTGGAATGTATATTGGCGATACAGACGATGGCTCAGGTCTTCATCACATGGTCTATGAAGTCATAGACAACGCCGTTGATGAAACGTTAGCTGGATATTGTGATCGAATCGAAGTGACTTTGAATTCAGACGGTTCAGTAACGGTTGTCGATAATGGTCGTGGGATTCCAGTTGGTATTCATGAAGAAGAAGGAGTTTCAGCTGCTGAAGTTATCATGACGCAACTCCATGCTGGTGGCAAATTCGATCAAAATTCTTATAAAGTTTCGGGAGGTCTCCACGGAGTTGGTGTATCTGTGGTAAATGCTCTTTCTGAATGGTTAGATCTGACAATTTGGCAGCACGATAAAGAGCACTTTATGCGCTTTAAGGATGGTGTTCCGGAAGTTTCTTTGAAAGTTGTTGGAGAAACGCCAGGGAAAACAGGAACGCGCGTCGTTTTTAAGCCCTCGAACCAAACATTTACAATGACAAATTTTGATTATGCAACACTTGAGCATCGCTTTCGTGAACTTGCATTTCTTAATTCTGGAGTTCGTATTATTCTGACTGATTTGAGAGATAGCGAGCCAAAAACTACTGAACTTCATTATGAAGGCGGTATTGCTGCATTCGTTCACTATTTAGACCGCAGTAAAAGCGTACTACATGAAACTCCTATCAGTTTTACAACTGAGCAAAACAACATCGTGGTTGATATTGCTATGGAGTGGACTGATAGTTATCATGAATCTGTCTTGTGCTTTACAAACAATATTCCACAGCGTGATGGGGGAACTCACTTAGCTGGGTTTCGTTCGGCTCTGACACGTATGATTCAGAATTATGCAACAGAAACTGGCATTTTAAAGAAAGAAAAAATTGCACTTAGTGGTGAAGATGCGCGTGAAGGATTGACAGGGGTTATCTCAGTGAAAGTTCCTGATCCTAAGTTTTCTTCGCAAACTAAAGATAAACTTGTGTCGTCCGAAGTTCGTCCTGTTGTTGAAAATGCTGTAGCTGATAAATTGGGACAGTGGTTTGAAGAGCATCCAGCTGAAGCTAAAAAAATTATTGGTAAAGTTGTTGAGGCAGCTGTGGCCCGTGAGGCGGCACGTAAAGCCAGAGAACTAACACGTCGTAAAGGTGTACTCGATTTAGCTTCTCTTCCAGGAAAACTTGCTGATTGCCAAGAACGTGATCCAAGTCAGAGTGAATTGTTTCTGGTTGAGGGAGATAGCGCTGGTGGCTCAGCAAAGGGAGGTCGCAATCGTCGGTTCCAAGCGATTCTTCCTTTAAGAGGAAAAATTCTAAACGTTGAGCGTGCTCGTTTTGACAAGATGCTCGGTTCTCAAGAAATTGGAACATTGATTGCAGCGCTAGGAACTGGAATCGGAAGTGAAGATTTTACACTGGATAAAATTCGTTATCATCGCATTATTATTATGACGGACGCTGATGTTGATGGTAGTCACATCCGTACACTTTTGTTGACCTTCTTTTTCCGACAGATGCCTGAAATCATTGAAAAAGGGTATTTATATATCGCTCAACCGCCACTCTATGGTGTTAAAAAGGGTAGTTCAATCATTTATCTAAAAGATGATCGCGCGTTAGATGAGCACCTCTTAAAAACAGGTCTGGAAGGGGCATCCCTCGACCAAAAATCTGGAGGCCGTGTTGTTGGCGAAGATTTACGTAATTTAGTGCTCAATGCACAGAAGATTAAGAAAAACATTGAAGGATTATCTGAGAAAATTGGTTCATTGATTGTTGCAGAACAAGCTGCAATATTAGGGCTATTTGATACAGAAAAACTTTCCCCGGGAAATATTAAAACTTCAGCAAGTGCTTTATCTGAACGACTCAATACGCTTGGTATTGGAGGATCTCAAGAAAAATGGTCTTCTCGCGTGGAAGAGACGACTATAGTGTTGACTAGGTCTGAAAGGGGTGTCGAAGAAAGCTTTAAATTAACAGCTCCTATGGCTAACTGGAGTGACGCTTACCAAGTCAAAATAATGCAAAAAGACCTTTATGAGTTTTTTGAGCATCCGTTAAAATTGAACTTGAAAGATAAATCACTGGCCATTTATGGACCTAAGGGATTATATGAAGCTATCATTGAGCAAGGTCGCAAGGGTATTACGATTCAGCGTTTTAAAGGGTTGGGAGAGATGAATGCGAATCAACTGTGGGATACCACTCTTGATCCAGATGTTCGTACTTTGCTACAGGTGAAAATTACCCATGCTGATCAAGCTGAAGAAGTCTTTTCTATGCTGATGGGGGATTTGGTAGAACCGCGTCGTGATTTTATTCAAGCTAATGCCTTGAAAGTATCAAACTTAGACGCATAA
- the idi gene encoding isopentenyl-diphosphate Delta-isomerase, giving the protein MSSELNSVNLILVNSGDHEIGTMEKLEAHQKGLLHRAFSVMIYDQAGRLLIQKRAAHKYHSANLWANSCCGHPYPNEDSKVAAERRLNEELGFTVPVAPRTKIKYALTLKDGLYEREFVHVFEGIFEESIHLDPNPEEVSEIAWVDPKEILIDALQNPEFYARWFKLYLFKYFNSVFLESPILIKSHE; this is encoded by the coding sequence ATGTCCTCTGAATTAAACTCAGTCAATCTTATTCTTGTTAATTCTGGCGATCATGAGATTGGAACGATGGAAAAATTAGAAGCTCATCAAAAAGGACTTCTTCACAGAGCTTTTTCAGTAATGATTTATGATCAAGCAGGACGGCTTCTTATTCAAAAACGTGCTGCTCACAAATATCACTCAGCCAATCTGTGGGCAAACAGTTGTTGTGGCCACCCTTATCCTAATGAAGATTCTAAAGTTGCTGCTGAAAGACGACTGAATGAAGAGTTGGGATTTACTGTACCTGTGGCGCCTCGTACAAAAATTAAGTATGCTTTGACATTAAAAGATGGGCTCTATGAACGAGAATTTGTTCACGTTTTTGAAGGGATTTTTGAGGAATCAATTCATCTAGACCCTAATCCTGAAGAGGTATCAGAAATTGCGTGGGTGGATCCAAAAGAAATATTGATTGATGCTCTACAAAATCCTGAATTTTATGCTCGTTGGTTTAAACTGTATTTATTTAAATATTTTAATTCTGTCTTTCTTGAATCACCGATTTTGATAAAATCTCATGAATGA